In Lacerta agilis isolate rLacAgi1 chromosome 8, rLacAgi1.pri, whole genome shotgun sequence, one genomic interval encodes:
- the MRTO4 gene encoding mRNA turnover protein 4 homolog — translation MPKSKRDKKVSLTKTAKKGLEVKQNLIEELRKCVDTYKYLFLFSIANMRNNKLKDIRNAWKHSRIFFGKNKVMMVALGRSPADEYKDNLHQVSKHLRGEVGLLFTNRTKEEVAEWFAQFKENDFARAGNKATFTVNLDMGPLEQFPHSMEPQLRQLGLPTALKKGVVTLISDYEVCKEGSILTPEQARILKLFGYTMAEFKVTIRSVWHAETGDFEQLAEEAEDVTEGMEEEAEKDNCDEDDN, via the exons ATGCCCAAGTCCAAGCGGGACAAAAAGG tcTCCTTGACAAAAACCGCCAAAAAAGGATTAGAAGTTAAACAGAACTTAATAGAAGAG CTGCGGAAATGTGTGGACACCTACAAGtatctctttcttttttccattgcCAACATGAGAAACAACAAACTGAAGGACATTCGGAATGCCTGGAAGCACAGCAG GATATTCTTTGGGAAAAACAAAGTGATGATGGTGGCCTTAGGACGGAGCCCAGCCGACGAATACAAAGATAATTTACACCAG GTCAGTAAGCATCTGCGGGGAGAGGTTGGACTTCTCTTCACCAATCGCACCAAAGAGGAAGTTGCAGA gTGGTTCGCTCAGTTTAAAGAGAACGACTTCGCCCGAGCTGGGAACAAAGCAACCTTCACCGTCAATCTGGATATGGGGCCCTTAGAACAGTTTCCCCACTCCATGGAGCCGCAGCTGAGGCAGCTGGGGCTCCCGACGGCGCTGAAGAAAG GAGTGGTGACCTTAATCTCGGATTACGAGGTCTGCAAAGAGGGGAGCATCCTGACCCCTGAACAAGCACGTATCCTG aAACTCTTTGGGTACACGATGGCAGAGTTCAAGGTGACGATCAGGAGCGTGTGGCATGCAGAGACGGGAGACTTTGAGCAGCTGGCCGAAGAGGCAGAGGACGTCACggaagggatggaggaggaggcggaAAAGGATAACTGTGATGAGGATGACAACTAG